The following are from one region of the Channa argus isolate prfri chromosome 6, Channa argus male v1.0, whole genome shotgun sequence genome:
- the ppp5c gene encoding serine/threonine-protein phosphatase 5 isoform X1, with product MAHVPENGSEEKMAEGGNDAELLKEKANKYFKEKDYENAIKYYSEALELNPSNAIYYSNRSLAYLRTECYGYALADATKALEIDKNYIKGYYRRATSNMALGKFKAALKDYETVVRVRPNDKDARMKYQECNKIVKQKAFERAIASDETKKSVVDSLDIENMTIEDDYVGPKLEDGKVTLKFMNEMMDWFEDQKKLHRKCAYQILVQVKDALSKLPSLIEITLKETEKITICGDTHGQYYDLLNIFKLNGLPSDSNPYLFNGDFVDRGSFSVEVILTLFGFKLLYPDNFHLLRGNHETDNMNQMYGFEGEVKAKYTAQMFQLFSEVFQWLPLAQCINNKVLVMHGGLFSEDGVTLEDLRKIDRNRQPPDTGPMCDLLWSDPQPQNGRSISKRGVSCQFGPDVTERFLEQNKLDFIVRSHEVKAEGYEVTHSGKCITVFSAPNYCDQMGNKGAYIHLRGSDLKPEFHQFTAVPHPNVKPMAYANTLMQLGMM from the exons ATGGCGCACGTACCGGAAAACGGCAGTGAGGAGAAGATGGCGGAGGGAGGTAATGATGCAGAGCTACTCAAGGAGAAGGCGAATAAGTACTTTAAAG AGAAAGACTACGAAAATGCTATCAAGTACTACTCAGAGGCCTTGGAGCTCAATCCATCCAATGCCATCTACTACAGCAACCGGAGCTTGGCATACCTACGCACAGAATGCTATGGCTATGCCCTGGCAGATGCTACGAAGGCCCTGGAGATTGACAAAAACTACATTAAGGGATATTACCGCCGTGCCACCTCCAACATGGCACTGGGCAAGTTTAAGGCTGCACTTAAGGACTACGAGACG GTAGTAAGGGTTCGGCCAAATGACAAGGATGCAAGGATGAAGTATCAGGAATGTAACAAGATTGTGAAACAGAAGGCTTTTGAGAGAGCCATTGCTAGCGATGAGACAAAAAAATCTGTCGTGGACTCTTTGGATATTGAAAACATGA CGATTGAAGATGACTACGTAGGCCCCAAACTTGAAGATGGAAAGGTCACATTGAAATTCATGAATGAGATGATGGATTGGTTTGAGGACCAGAAGAAACTGCATAGAAAGTGTGCTTATCAG ATTTTGGTTCAGGTTAAGGATGCCCTATCAAAACTACCAAGTCTTATTGAAATCACACTAAAAGAG acagaaaaaataacTATTTGTGGTGACACGCACGGGCAATACTATGATCTCCTCAACATCTTCAAGTTGAATGGCTTACCCTCGGACTCCAACCCTTat CTGTTTAATGGCGACTTTGTGGATCGTGGCTCTTTCTCTGTTGAGGTCATTCTTACCCTCTTTGGTTTTAAGCTGCTCTACCCTGACAACTTCCACTTGCTTAGGG GTAACCATGAAACAGACAACATGAACCAGATGTATGGATTTGAAGGAGAGGTCAAAGCCAAATACACAGCTCAGATGTTCCAGCTGTTTAGCGAGGTCTTCCAGTGGCTGCCGCTTGCACAGTGTATCAACAACAAAGTATTG GTTATGCACGGGGGACTATTCAGTGAAGATGGTGTCACATTGGAGGACCTTAGGAAGATTGACAGGAACAGACAGCCTCCAGACACAG GTCCCATGTGTGACCTCCTCTGGTCAGATCCACAGCCTCAG AATGGTCGGTCAATCAGCAAGCGCGGAGTGAGTTGTCAGTTTGGGCCAGATGTGACAGAACGCTTCCTGGAACAGAACAAGCTGGACTTCATTGTGCGTAGTCATGAGGTCAAAGCTGAGGGCTACGAGGTCACTCACTCAGGGAAGTGCATCACCGTGTTCTCAGCACCCAATTACTG TGATCAGATGGGAAACAAAGGAGCGTATATCCACCTCAGGGGATCGGACCTCAAGCCAGAATTTCACCAGTTCACTGCTGTG CCTCATCCGAATGTCAAGCCCATGGCATATGCCAACACGCTAATGCAGTTGGGGATGATGTAG
- the ppp5c gene encoding serine/threonine-protein phosphatase 5 isoform X2, with protein MCSSIASLFLITRVVGLSCSLKKEKDYENAIKYYSEALELNPSNAIYYSNRSLAYLRTECYGYALADATKALEIDKNYIKGYYRRATSNMALGKFKAALKDYETVVRVRPNDKDARMKYQECNKIVKQKAFERAIASDETKKSVVDSLDIENMTIEDDYVGPKLEDGKVTLKFMNEMMDWFEDQKKLHRKCAYQILVQVKDALSKLPSLIEITLKETEKITICGDTHGQYYDLLNIFKLNGLPSDSNPYLFNGDFVDRGSFSVEVILTLFGFKLLYPDNFHLLRGNHETDNMNQMYGFEGEVKAKYTAQMFQLFSEVFQWLPLAQCINNKVLVMHGGLFSEDGVTLEDLRKIDRNRQPPDTGPMCDLLWSDPQPQNGRSISKRGVSCQFGPDVTERFLEQNKLDFIVRSHEVKAEGYEVTHSGKCITVFSAPNYCDQMGNKGAYIHLRGSDLKPEFHQFTAVPHPNVKPMAYANTLMQLGMM; from the exons ATGTGCTCCAGCATTGCATCGTTGTTCTTAATCACTCGTGTTGTCGGGCTGTCGTGTAGTTTAAAGAAAG AGAAAGACTACGAAAATGCTATCAAGTACTACTCAGAGGCCTTGGAGCTCAATCCATCCAATGCCATCTACTACAGCAACCGGAGCTTGGCATACCTACGCACAGAATGCTATGGCTATGCCCTGGCAGATGCTACGAAGGCCCTGGAGATTGACAAAAACTACATTAAGGGATATTACCGCCGTGCCACCTCCAACATGGCACTGGGCAAGTTTAAGGCTGCACTTAAGGACTACGAGACG GTAGTAAGGGTTCGGCCAAATGACAAGGATGCAAGGATGAAGTATCAGGAATGTAACAAGATTGTGAAACAGAAGGCTTTTGAGAGAGCCATTGCTAGCGATGAGACAAAAAAATCTGTCGTGGACTCTTTGGATATTGAAAACATGA CGATTGAAGATGACTACGTAGGCCCCAAACTTGAAGATGGAAAGGTCACATTGAAATTCATGAATGAGATGATGGATTGGTTTGAGGACCAGAAGAAACTGCATAGAAAGTGTGCTTATCAG ATTTTGGTTCAGGTTAAGGATGCCCTATCAAAACTACCAAGTCTTATTGAAATCACACTAAAAGAG acagaaaaaataacTATTTGTGGTGACACGCACGGGCAATACTATGATCTCCTCAACATCTTCAAGTTGAATGGCTTACCCTCGGACTCCAACCCTTat CTGTTTAATGGCGACTTTGTGGATCGTGGCTCTTTCTCTGTTGAGGTCATTCTTACCCTCTTTGGTTTTAAGCTGCTCTACCCTGACAACTTCCACTTGCTTAGGG GTAACCATGAAACAGACAACATGAACCAGATGTATGGATTTGAAGGAGAGGTCAAAGCCAAATACACAGCTCAGATGTTCCAGCTGTTTAGCGAGGTCTTCCAGTGGCTGCCGCTTGCACAGTGTATCAACAACAAAGTATTG GTTATGCACGGGGGACTATTCAGTGAAGATGGTGTCACATTGGAGGACCTTAGGAAGATTGACAGGAACAGACAGCCTCCAGACACAG GTCCCATGTGTGACCTCCTCTGGTCAGATCCACAGCCTCAG AATGGTCGGTCAATCAGCAAGCGCGGAGTGAGTTGTCAGTTTGGGCCAGATGTGACAGAACGCTTCCTGGAACAGAACAAGCTGGACTTCATTGTGCGTAGTCATGAGGTCAAAGCTGAGGGCTACGAGGTCACTCACTCAGGGAAGTGCATCACCGTGTTCTCAGCACCCAATTACTG TGATCAGATGGGAAACAAAGGAGCGTATATCCACCTCAGGGGATCGGACCTCAAGCCAGAATTTCACCAGTTCACTGCTGTG CCTCATCCGAATGTCAAGCCCATGGCATATGCCAACACGCTAATGCAGTTGGGGATGATGTAG